A genomic region of Halostagnicola larsenii XH-48 contains the following coding sequences:
- a CDS encoding helix-turn-helix transcriptional regulator produces MSTDLGTVEGMEPRELVHFVTQQTRFALINNILQHPDQLPSMYELEELNPSVSDATVYKHVQKLIDAGIVKEVALDDDERRQGYPWKFYGLTEEGREFLDDHNLLAAEETLQQIYDTISDKLEKMVKYENAPRPEEA; encoded by the coding sequence ATGAGCACTGACCTGGGGACTGTTGAGGGAATGGAGCCTCGCGAACTCGTCCACTTCGTCACCCAGCAAACGCGGTTTGCCCTCATCAACAACATCCTCCAGCATCCTGATCAGCTCCCGTCGATGTACGAACTCGAGGAGCTCAATCCCAGTGTCAGCGACGCCACCGTCTACAAACACGTCCAGAAGCTGATCGACGCTGGTATCGTCAAAGAGGTCGCCCTCGACGATGACGAACGTCGACAGGGGTACCCGTGGAAGTTCTACGGGCTCACCGAGGAGGGACGTGAATTCCTCGACGACCACAACCTCCTCGCAGCCGAGGAGACGCTCCAACAGATCTACGACACAATCTCAGACAAGCTCGAGAAGATGGTCAAGTACGAGAACGCTCCCCGTCCGGAAGAAGCGTAA
- a CDS encoding cellulase family glycosylhydrolase, producing MSNDGNSHGMVLNRFDRRTFLKATGAGTSAIALGVPSAAANNGSRSRLQTNGRWIEDTDGNTIKLRGLAIADPGFYELYHPKSSTEVLEWATDPDRGWYPNVVRLPVTKDSVDEFGGPAAFVDDVLRPAVDLLEECGVYAMVDFHLVRPYTQAATDDYNADVESANELEPIDDVMTNFWSVVAPEFAADEHVIYEVFNEPTYPTTWGEYGESVDTREDTWLLWRDVAQPWVDLIRDHAPETALIIGSPSWTSETQFAPTHPFDGESLIYASHIYPDNGQPDEFDAEYGTPAEEVPVVCTEFGWDPDTDDHYAGTNSNWGEPVREWIESYENMGWTAWCFDDSWGPAMFDSPNAGGNEPWELKDGPEQHGGFIKSWLSETGSGNGDGSDGGGSDDGDGDTGTLVAEQSLSTTEASVGETITFEVRDTTDDDQWIDTLEWAFGDGTTDSSWWTQHAYDAVGSYTVALTATDNEGQTTTHEVTIAVS from the coding sequence ATGTCCAATGATGGCAACTCACACGGAATGGTTTTGAATCGATTCGATCGACGAACGTTCCTCAAGGCGACAGGCGCGGGCACGAGTGCAATCGCACTCGGCGTTCCGTCCGCTGCGGCGAACAACGGTTCCCGTTCACGATTACAGACGAACGGACGTTGGATCGAAGATACCGATGGCAATACTATCAAACTCCGCGGCCTCGCGATCGCGGATCCGGGATTCTACGAACTGTATCATCCGAAGAGTTCGACGGAGGTCCTCGAGTGGGCGACCGATCCTGATCGTGGGTGGTATCCCAACGTCGTCCGGCTTCCGGTCACCAAGGACTCGGTCGATGAGTTCGGCGGTCCGGCGGCGTTCGTCGACGACGTGTTGCGGCCGGCTGTCGATCTTCTCGAGGAATGCGGCGTCTATGCGATGGTGGACTTTCACCTTGTCAGGCCCTACACCCAGGCTGCGACGGACGATTACAACGCCGACGTCGAATCGGCGAACGAACTCGAGCCAATCGACGATGTGATGACGAACTTCTGGTCGGTCGTCGCCCCCGAGTTCGCGGCGGACGAACACGTCATCTACGAGGTGTTCAACGAGCCGACGTACCCGACAACGTGGGGTGAGTACGGCGAGAGCGTCGACACGCGCGAGGATACCTGGCTGCTATGGCGCGACGTTGCCCAGCCGTGGGTCGATCTGATTCGGGATCACGCGCCGGAAACGGCGCTGATCATCGGTTCGCCGTCGTGGACCTCCGAAACGCAGTTCGCGCCGACCCATCCCTTCGACGGGGAGTCACTGATCTACGCATCCCACATCTACCCGGACAATGGCCAACCGGATGAGTTCGACGCCGAGTACGGCACGCCCGCCGAGGAGGTACCGGTCGTCTGTACCGAATTCGGTTGGGACCCCGACACCGACGACCACTACGCTGGGACCAACTCTAACTGGGGCGAACCCGTCCGCGAGTGGATCGAATCCTACGAAAACATGGGTTGGACCGCCTGGTGCTTCGACGACTCGTGGGGGCCGGCTATGTTCGACTCGCCGAACGCTGGCGGGAACGAACCCTGGGAGTTAAAAGACGGACCTGAACAACACGGCGGCTTCATCAAGAGTTGGCTCTCCGAGACTGGTAGCGGAAACGGAGATGGTAGTGACGGCGGTGGAAGCGATGATGGCGATGGCGATACCGGGACTCTGGTCGCCGAACAGTCGCTGAGCACGACCGAGGCATCGGTCGGCGAGACCATCACCTTCGAAGTGCGAGACACAACTGACGACGACCAGTGGATTGACACCCTCGAGTGGGCGTTCGGTGACGGGACGACGGATAGTTCTTGGTGGACACAGCACGCGTACGACGCCGTCGGCAGCTATACGGTGGCGCTGACTGCAACCGATAACGAAGGGCAAACGACGACGCATGAAGTGACAATCGCTGTCTCCTAA
- a CDS encoding RNA-guided endonuclease InsQ/TnpB family protein — protein MGEVTKTLELKLVDPNVHKREKLRETRDAYQQALQAAFAAGCDTQSAANDVVVEYDLSGYAKNALKMYVPQLHNSYDADELHDDHPVRFTNEGLQLDHQPQNAIEWYVKIPHHEDYHLWIPAHANPDQRELLEAVYADDAEMGESRLFERDGTWYLHVTAARDVEDQSGASARQRTPIGVDIGEASLVTVCHCDESGSPVRPRLWADDGKAVRRLRKTYFTAIRRLQKRGSERIAESYGDALWDRIDDVFHHVTSEVVEYAESVENPVLVLEDLTYIRENMDYGEYMNRRLHGWGFAKLHAQIRYKAAEKGIPVETVNPRNTSKACHACGEHGYRPRQATFQCSNDGCWVGEYQADVNGAINIADRYRGGESHRQSDRTSRQKAGDDDSATDGASLTGPQDSQADAETQQVTLGTYAS, from the coding sequence ATGGGCGAGGTTACGAAAACACTCGAACTGAAGCTTGTGGACCCGAACGTCCACAAGCGAGAGAAGCTTCGTGAGACGCGGGATGCTTACCAGCAGGCGCTTCAGGCCGCGTTCGCTGCTGGCTGTGACACACAGTCAGCGGCCAACGACGTGGTTGTCGAGTACGACCTGAGTGGCTACGCCAAAAATGCCCTCAAGATGTACGTCCCACAACTCCACAACAGCTACGACGCCGACGAGCTTCATGACGACCACCCTGTCCGGTTCACCAACGAGGGACTCCAACTTGACCACCAGCCACAGAACGCTATCGAGTGGTACGTCAAAATCCCACACCACGAGGATTATCACCTCTGGATACCGGCACACGCCAATCCCGACCAGCGGGAGTTGCTCGAAGCGGTGTACGCAGACGATGCTGAGATGGGTGAAAGTCGGCTGTTCGAGCGCGACGGGACGTGGTATCTCCACGTCACCGCTGCTCGCGACGTGGAGGATCAATCAGGGGCGTCCGCTCGTCAGCGGACGCCCATCGGTGTTGACATCGGGGAAGCGAGTCTTGTCACGGTGTGTCACTGCGACGAGAGCGGTTCTCCGGTTCGCCCCCGCCTGTGGGCCGACGACGGCAAGGCCGTTCGTCGGCTCCGCAAAACCTACTTCACCGCCATAAGACGTCTTCAGAAGCGTGGCAGTGAACGAATCGCAGAGTCCTACGGTGACGCACTGTGGGACCGGATTGACGACGTGTTCCACCATGTGACCAGCGAGGTCGTTGAGTACGCCGAGTCCGTCGAGAATCCAGTACTGGTGCTAGAAGACCTGACATACATCCGTGAGAATATGGACTACGGCGAATACATGAACCGGCGGTTGCACGGATGGGGCTTTGCGAAACTCCATGCACAGATTCGCTACAAAGCCGCCGAGAAAGGGATTCCCGTCGAAACGGTGAATCCCCGGAACACGTCGAAGGCATGCCACGCCTGCGGTGAACACGGCTACCGACCACGACAGGCGACGTTCCAATGCTCGAACGACGGCTGTTGGGTCGGTGAGTATCAGGCCGACGTGAACGGGGCGATAAACATTGCAGACCGCTACCGTGGTGGAGAGAGTCACCGCCAAAGCGACCGGACTTCCCGGCAGAAGGCCGGTGACGATGACTCGGCTACGGATGGGGCCTCTTTGACCGGGCCACAAGACAGCCAGGCCGATGCTGAAACCCAGCAGGTGACGCTCGGAACGTATGCGTCTTGA
- a CDS encoding MBL fold metallo-hydrolase: MATTGASVQLIRNATILLDVGDTTFLVDPMFTPQGEMPTVTDNPALPEFLTTANQDRNPLVPLPDVDLTYDAVVVTHRHPDHWDEAAREEFDVDVPLFCQPEEADAFTDEGFTDVRPVDDETSFEGITIHRTPSQHGHGELAEGMGPVSGFVFEANEIVYVAGDTIWYEPVEETLDQYEPDLVVLNGGEAQFDQGEPITMGIEDVNAVREAIDAEIVVVHMEAINHCLLSREELRAETADVHVPEDGERFSL; the protein is encoded by the coding sequence ATGGCAACGACTGGTGCTAGTGTTCAGCTGATTCGCAACGCGACTATCCTCCTGGATGTCGGTGACACGACGTTTCTCGTGGATCCGATGTTCACGCCGCAGGGCGAGATGCCAACGGTGACAGACAACCCGGCACTTCCGGAGTTCCTCACCACGGCGAATCAGGATCGGAATCCGCTTGTTCCGCTGCCTGACGTTGATCTCACCTACGACGCTGTGGTTGTCACTCACCGCCACCCCGACCACTGGGACGAGGCGGCCAGAGAGGAATTCGATGTCGACGTGCCGCTGTTCTGTCAGCCTGAGGAGGCCGACGCCTTCACTGACGAGGGCTTCACTGACGTTCGCCCCGTCGATGACGAAACCTCCTTCGAGGGCATCACTATCCACCGGACGCCGAGTCAGCACGGGCACGGCGAACTCGCCGAGGGAATGGGCCCGGTCTCGGGCTTCGTCTTCGAGGCCAACGAGATAGTGTATGTCGCCGGGGACACGATCTGGTACGAGCCGGTCGAAGAGACACTCGACCAGTACGAACCCGATCTGGTCGTTCTCAACGGTGGCGAAGCGCAGTTCGATCAGGGCGAACCCATCACGATGGGCATCGAGGACGTCAACGCTGTCCGCGAGGCCATTGACGCCGAGATAGTGGTCGTTCATATGGAGGCAATCAACCATTGCTTGCTGTCGCGCGAGGAACTGCGGGCAGAGACAGCGGATGTGCACGTTCCTGAGGACGGCGAGCGGTTCAGTCTATAA
- a CDS encoding helix-turn-helix domain-containing protein, with protein sequence MYEVCGEKELKVILAIDSGDSISGVARKIDENRETIRRVVNRIEAAGYVAYDDGLQLIDQTVRDVGLEFLATAAMTSPPSISETYVLPQFAGMDYAFTAIDAVYVWTHGGYQVARDPEDYPLFIAVQESEFDAWTEFFDRFGIPTAEKRQPAEGLDGAIQVILEPRPQIEAEMVDGRPVVPLQETVAFANEHYATFESALDMLGRMYDDVDTDATYRMEPA encoded by the coding sequence ATGTACGAAGTATGTGGCGAGAAAGAACTCAAGGTCATCCTCGCGATTGACTCGGGAGATTCTATCTCGGGCGTCGCACGAAAGATCGATGAGAACCGGGAGACAATTCGTCGCGTCGTGAACCGTATCGAAGCGGCGGGCTACGTCGCGTACGATGATGGCCTCCAGCTCATCGATCAGACAGTCCGGGATGTGGGACTCGAGTTTCTGGCCACAGCAGCAATGACTTCACCGCCGTCAATCTCAGAAACGTACGTCCTCCCGCAGTTTGCAGGGATGGATTACGCGTTCACCGCCATCGATGCGGTTTATGTGTGGACTCACGGTGGGTACCAAGTCGCCCGCGATCCAGAGGACTACCCACTATTCATTGCCGTTCAGGAATCTGAATTCGACGCTTGGACGGAGTTCTTCGACCGGTTCGGAATCCCGACTGCAGAGAAGCGCCAGCCTGCTGAAGGTCTCGATGGTGCCATACAGGTCATTCTAGAGCCGCGGCCACAAATCGAGGCAGAGATGGTTGACGGACGTCCCGTCGTTCCACTCCAGGAAACCGTGGCGTTCGCAAACGAGCACTACGCAACGTTCGAGTCGGCACTCGACATGCTCGGACGAATGTACGATGACGTCGATACCGACGCAACATACCGCATGGAGCCCGCCTGA
- a CDS encoding nucleotidyltransferase family protein yields MSQEDRSEALIEVLDELEQSDIGFVLVGGYAISQFEPRFSTDLDLVITPDNYDEVVAFLESRGFERQADFEVPPEETIYNREIELFERTEGLPHPVGVDILVNGLGCRQTEAEWSFDYLRKHSSPTTISGGTRSTTARAADGEVLVAAKLHSGRKTDLADVLAAIPSIDLDMVESHLHRGDADALQEQLSDAQTFIDDGGLDHRFKSMFGQSAASAEDIETFLEFLKQQQQ; encoded by the coding sequence ATGAGCCAAGAAGACCGAAGCGAGGCACTCATCGAAGTGCTCGACGAACTGGAACAATCAGACATAGGATTTGTCCTCGTGGGAGGGTATGCAATCAGTCAATTCGAACCGCGATTCTCGACTGATTTAGATCTCGTCATTACACCCGATAACTACGACGAAGTCGTAGCGTTCCTCGAATCACGCGGCTTTGAACGACAGGCAGATTTTGAAGTCCCACCAGAAGAGACCATCTACAATCGGGAAATCGAACTTTTTGAACGAACTGAGGGATTACCTCACCCGGTCGGTGTGGACATCCTTGTGAATGGTCTGGGTTGTCGGCAGACCGAAGCAGAATGGTCGTTCGACTATCTGCGCAAGCATAGTTCTCCGACGACGATCTCAGGCGGGACTCGCTCTACAACTGCACGAGCAGCTGATGGAGAAGTACTCGTTGCTGCAAAACTCCATAGTGGCCGGAAAACAGACCTCGCTGATGTTCTCGCCGCAATTCCATCAATCGACCTGGACATGGTCGAGTCACATCTACATCGTGGAGATGCAGATGCTCTCCAAGAACAGCTCAGCGATGCACAGACATTCATTGATGATGGCGGGCTGGATCACCGGTTTAAGAGTATGTTTGGTCAATCGGCGGCATCGGCCGAGGACATTGAGACATTCCTTGAGTTCCTCAAGCAACAACAGCAGTGA
- a CDS encoding Fic family protein, whose protein sequence is MVLQELSDNAPGRLVPYDQRPYYSPDPLPPETELQFEGDFYELLSEATFWLGKLSGFSRTTEFAPVLYTSLLRKEAMESAEIEGADIDYNALYSFETRSLDNPKSDGDPVTAVDETKDVQEVLNYERALENGINALDRGDEISTDLLHILHETLLTDVPDDRRETDTIGAFKTVPNHLGEFVPPVPSVVDGLMDALLTYIRTGGSYHPLIDIALTHYQFETIHPYGDGNGRLGRLLITLQLHNQEYLEQPTLYLSEYFNRYKETYVDRMTAVRKYGEWEAWIEFFVTGIRHQAEESLLRSQELYTLQQEYELEYGDNAAAYAQLACTLFEQPYLTAAVVQNLLDVTGPTAYRALDRLEEEGVLEETTGKERNREYRAREIFEILERPPRTY, encoded by the coding sequence ATGGTGTTGCAAGAGTTATCTGATAACGCCCCTGGACGGCTCGTCCCATACGATCAGCGTCCATATTATAGTCCAGATCCGCTTCCGCCCGAGACTGAACTCCAGTTCGAAGGGGACTTCTACGAACTGCTTTCGGAGGCAACGTTCTGGCTCGGGAAGCTCAGTGGGTTTAGCCGAACAACGGAGTTCGCTCCTGTCTTGTACACGTCGTTGCTTCGAAAGGAAGCGATGGAATCGGCTGAAATCGAGGGGGCAGATATCGATTACAACGCCCTCTATAGCTTCGAGACTAGATCGCTGGACAATCCAAAGTCCGATGGAGATCCAGTCACAGCTGTCGACGAAACGAAAGACGTCCAAGAGGTCCTCAATTACGAGCGAGCACTCGAGAACGGTATTAACGCGCTCGATCGTGGAGACGAAATCTCGACTGATCTCTTGCATATCCTTCACGAGACGCTCCTCACCGACGTTCCAGACGATCGGCGTGAAACGGACACCATCGGAGCGTTCAAAACGGTCCCGAACCACCTCGGCGAGTTTGTGCCCCCTGTCCCGAGCGTTGTCGACGGCTTGATGGATGCATTGTTGACGTACATCCGGACCGGCGGGAGCTACCACCCGCTCATCGATATTGCGCTCACACACTATCAATTCGAGACGATCCATCCGTACGGAGACGGCAACGGTCGACTCGGACGACTGCTCATCACACTCCAGTTGCACAATCAGGAATACCTCGAACAGCCGACGCTGTATCTAAGCGAATATTTCAATCGCTACAAGGAGACGTACGTCGATCGCATGACTGCTGTGAGAAAATACGGTGAGTGGGAAGCCTGGATCGAGTTCTTCGTGACGGGTATTCGCCATCAAGCGGAAGAATCACTGCTGCGCTCACAGGAGTTGTACACGTTGCAGCAGGAGTACGAATTGGAATACGGTGACAACGCTGCTGCGTACGCACAGCTTGCGTGTACACTCTTTGAACAGCCGTATCTCACTGCGGCTGTCGTGCAAAACCTGCTTGATGTGACTGGGCCGACTGCCTATCGTGCGCTCGATCGCCTCGAGGAAGAAGGCGTGCTCGAGGAAACGACCGGGAAAGAGCGTAATCGAGAGTATCGGGCACGGGAAATCTTTGAGATTCTCGAGCGACCGCCGCGAACATACTGA
- a CDS encoding alkaline phosphatase D family protein codes for MLSTVGIAGTTVATLDNATPGRATDKSVGERDTHSEVEDLDPVLAQLGDLDGDRAIIWGRANCPSRLYVEIATDETFSDVRTVRGPAALSVTDYTARVDLKGLPRGEQVFYRVVFDRLNKPGSYTDAVSGSFRTPPAQSEQAGDLRFLWGGDVAGQGWGIDPEHGGMKIFETMADLDPDFFIHSGDAVYADGPLQKTVEFDNGENWTNIVTEAKRDVADTLAEFRGNYLYNFLDEHYREFVAEVPVIAQWDDHEVTNNWYPGEILSEEPHDVKSVDLLAARGQRAFLEYMPVRSDSHHATRDEHYDTFDYGPLVDVFRLDLRSYRGPNIATLDEERSSETAILGEKQLAWLKESIADSDATWKVIASDMPIGLLIPDGDVFEGIGNADGAPRGREFEIAELLSFLHDEGIYNVVWFTADVHYTAAHHYHPDRAQFSEFNPFWEFVSGPLHAGTFGPNKLDNTFGPKVIYEKSPPEGEANLPPSAGLQFFGQVDIDADTEALTVTLKNRDGESLYSTGFEQDQYGR; via the coding sequence ATGCTATCGACGGTAGGAATTGCTGGAACAACGGTTGCGACCCTCGACAATGCGACACCCGGGCGTGCAACTGACAAGTCGGTCGGAGAGCGGGACACGCACTCGGAGGTTGAGGATCTCGACCCCGTCCTTGCCCAACTCGGCGATCTCGATGGGGACCGGGCGATCATTTGGGGGCGGGCGAACTGTCCTTCCCGACTGTACGTCGAGATCGCTACCGACGAGACGTTCAGTGATGTCCGAACGGTACGCGGTCCGGCCGCGCTCTCTGTTACGGACTATACGGCACGAGTCGACCTCAAGGGGCTTCCCCGAGGCGAGCAGGTGTTCTATCGTGTGGTATTCGATCGCCTTAATAAACCGGGATCGTACACTGACGCCGTCAGTGGGTCGTTTCGCACGCCACCGGCGCAATCGGAGCAGGCTGGTGATCTCCGATTCCTCTGGGGCGGGGACGTCGCCGGGCAGGGATGGGGGATCGACCCCGAACACGGAGGAATGAAAATTTTCGAGACGATGGCCGATCTTGACCCCGACTTCTTCATCCATTCGGGCGATGCCGTCTACGCCGACGGACCACTCCAGAAGACGGTCGAATTCGACAACGGCGAGAACTGGACCAACATTGTCACGGAAGCCAAAAGGGATGTCGCCGATACACTCGCCGAGTTCCGGGGCAACTACCTGTATAATTTCCTCGATGAACACTACAGGGAATTTGTCGCCGAAGTGCCGGTGATCGCTCAGTGGGACGACCACGAGGTTACGAACAACTGGTATCCTGGCGAGATCCTTTCTGAGGAACCCCATGACGTCAAAAGCGTCGATCTGCTCGCGGCTCGTGGTCAGCGAGCGTTCCTGGAGTACATGCCGGTTCGCTCGGACTCGCACCATGCCACACGGGATGAGCACTACGATACGTTCGATTATGGGCCATTAGTCGATGTATTCCGACTCGATCTCCGCAGTTACCGCGGACCGAACATTGCAACGCTGGACGAGGAGCGGAGTTCGGAGACAGCGATCCTCGGCGAGAAACAACTCGCATGGCTGAAAGAGTCGATAGCCGACTCGGATGCGACTTGGAAGGTTATCGCCTCAGATATGCCGATCGGGCTTCTCATCCCCGACGGTGACGTCTTCGAGGGGATCGGAAACGCAGACGGCGCGCCACGCGGGCGCGAGTTCGAAATCGCCGAACTCCTCTCGTTTCTCCATGACGAAGGTATCTATAACGTTGTCTGGTTCACCGCCGATGTCCACTACACGGCAGCACACCACTACCACCCCGACCGAGCGCAGTTCTCCGAGTTCAACCCCTTCTGGGAGTTCGTCTCGGGACCACTGCACGCGGGGACGTTCGGGCCAAACAAACTCGACAATACCTTCGGCCCGAAAGTGATATACGAAAAATCACCGCCTGAGGGCGAGGCGAACCTCCCCCCCAGTGCGGGATTACAATTTTTCGGCCAGGTCGACATCGACGCCGATACCGAGGCACTGACCGTCACATTGAAGAACCGTGACGGAGAGTCACTGTATTCAACAGGGTTCGAACAGGATCAGTACGGACGATGA
- a CDS encoding DUF7342 family protein, with amino-acid sequence MTKRSTSSDDPSKQWDTDRTMFQRVYDILVGTTDPVSAQRFAEWARCSETGARQALEQLVEMGIAERTGTRPAQYQRNPSYFQWKRVETLAREHSSGELRSRLAELIETDQDLQETYGVPDPDAVVVSDDPVEDHEALHDRWDDLTEWRTIRRDITILKRAVQRAESSNDGQIQSKT; translated from the coding sequence ATGACAAAACGGTCAACCTCCTCAGACGATCCGTCAAAACAGTGGGATACGGATCGGACGATGTTCCAGCGTGTCTACGACATTCTCGTTGGCACTACGGATCCCGTTTCTGCACAACGATTCGCAGAGTGGGCTCGCTGTTCTGAGACCGGTGCTCGTCAGGCACTTGAGCAACTTGTCGAGATGGGGATTGCAGAACGAACAGGAACCCGACCAGCTCAGTATCAGCGGAATCCATCGTACTTTCAGTGGAAGCGTGTTGAAACGCTTGCGCGCGAACACAGCTCAGGTGAGCTTCGTTCGCGCTTGGCAGAACTCATTGAAACAGATCAGGACCTGCAGGAAACGTATGGGGTCCCAGATCCGGATGCTGTCGTCGTCTCTGATGATCCTGTCGAAGACCATGAAGCGCTTCACGACCGGTGGGACGACCTTACAGAATGGCGGACAATCCGTCGAGACATTACAATCTTGAAACGGGCTGTTCAACGGGCCGAGTCATCAAACGATGGTCAGATCCAGTCAAAGACGTGA
- a CDS encoding PQQ-binding-like beta-propeller repeat protein — protein sequence MALQRRNLLTAIGAGVITTFSGCINSFRETNQPKEGDWTQISKNSQHTGSDTSVPGISEGDIHWEVEFDSNVDLIGISVTDDQIILADNQGVKSGSLHKISLSDGDIKDTYDLSTKITSPPVISNNSILTITNARDEISILNAFDYNGTEQWGHQIYGRLPSAPTIYQSTVYSGDQNGVVYSLEEATGVIHWERQFGDDNDTGSIPAPPTVDGTGVYISVDGSSAQGIYSLSPKDGEIQWSVEGPQVPSVMTRTGDLLLASYSSYELVAFDIHTGKRRWSTSLSKKDTSSPAVAEEIIVIADEEQLYGLDLETGEKQWSLQCNPQTTSQPIIAGNTAITNTEDGLVSCSVSSGERLWSLDNNSTIPLVAVENGILISPESNVLSVYTSY from the coding sequence ATGGCTCTCCAACGTCGTAATCTCCTCACTGCAATTGGTGCGGGAGTGATAACTACTTTCTCTGGGTGTATTAATAGCTTTCGTGAAACAAACCAACCAAAGGAAGGGGATTGGACACAAATTAGCAAAAATTCCCAACATACGGGATCAGATACATCAGTTCCGGGGATTTCTGAAGGCGATATTCATTGGGAGGTAGAATTTGATTCCAATGTTGATTTGATCGGTATTTCTGTCACAGATGACCAAATAATTCTGGCTGATAATCAAGGTGTAAAAAGTGGTTCTTTGCATAAAATATCCCTATCTGATGGAGATATCAAAGATACGTATGACCTGTCAACAAAAATCACAAGCCCGCCAGTAATTAGTAATAATTCGATTCTTACTATTACTAACGCTAGAGATGAGATCAGCATTCTCAACGCATTTGACTACAACGGAACTGAACAATGGGGACATCAAATTTATGGTCGACTTCCTTCAGCGCCAACGATATATCAATCGACAGTCTACAGCGGTGACCAAAATGGAGTTGTCTACTCACTTGAGGAAGCGACGGGTGTAATTCACTGGGAGCGGCAATTTGGTGATGACAATGATACTGGATCTATTCCCGCACCACCAACAGTAGATGGAACTGGCGTATATATATCAGTAGATGGGTCCTCAGCACAGGGTATCTATTCCCTATCTCCGAAAGATGGAGAGATACAATGGAGCGTTGAGGGCCCACAAGTTCCATCTGTAATGACGCGAACAGGAGACTTGCTTCTCGCTAGTTATTCATCGTACGAGCTTGTAGCGTTTGATATTCATACAGGAAAGCGTCGCTGGTCGACGAGCCTTTCTAAAAAGGATACCTCATCACCAGCAGTAGCTGAGGAGATTATTGTGATTGCTGACGAGGAACAGTTATATGGACTTGATTTGGAGACTGGTGAAAAACAGTGGTCACTTCAATGTAACCCACAGACTACTAGCCAACCGATTATCGCGGGTAACACCGCTATCACCAACACTGAGGATGGACTTGTTAGCTGTTCAGTATCTTCCGGTGAACGGTTGTGGTCCCTTGATAATAATTCGACAATCCCCCTTGTTGCTGTCGAAAATGGGATTCTAATTAGCCCTGAAAGTAATGTACTTTCAGTGTATACGAGTTACTAA